In a genomic window of Vigna angularis cultivar LongXiaoDou No.4 chromosome 6, ASM1680809v1, whole genome shotgun sequence:
- the LOC108343286 gene encoding DEAD-box ATP-dependent RNA helicase 53, mitochondrial encodes MASLILRRSSSVISRRFFATLATVESLPRHSGLAAVRHGSSNDGVGIRSLHAISGPLNFRSSPVSCTAQLAVERDYSNEEVGSGTNCDEGLEIAKLGISTEIVDALAKKGIAKLFPIQRAVLEPAMQGRDMIGRARTGTGKTLAFGIPILDRIIQLNAKHGRGKDPLAMVLAPTRELARQVEKEFNEAAPNLDTICLYGGMPIQQQMRQLNYGVDIVVGTPGRIIDLLNRRALNLKDVKFVVLDEADQMLQVGFQEAVENILENLSPNRQTLMFSATMPSWIKSITRNYLNNPLTIDLVGDSDQKLADGISLYSIASDVRTKAGILAPLITEHANGGKCIVFTQTKRDADRLSYVMAKSLKCEALHGDISQTQRERTLAGFRNNHFNVLVATDVASRGLDVPNVDLVIHYDLPSSSEIFVHRSGRTGRAGKKGAAILIYSEDQFRTVKTIERDVGSKFTELAKINVQSGSADMFGGWSGGRFGSSGGMRDRQSGGTGFGRSPGFGRSSYGNSSSGSYSNSGFGRSSHGNSSETGRFGGPKSSHFGSPGSSLSGGGLGGSFDRSGGFGSSDRSGGFGSSNRSGGFGWAQSGGFGDRK; translated from the exons ATGGCGAGTTTGATCCTCAGAAGATCCTCCTCTGTAATCTCGCGCCGCTTCTTCGCCACTCTCGCCACCGTCGAATCGCTTCCGCGCCACAGCGGGCTCGCAGCTGTCCGGCACGGTAGCTCCAACGACGGAGTTGGAATCAGATCCTTGCATGCGATATCCGGACCGTTGAACTTCCGCTCGTCGCCGGTTTCTTGCACGGCGCAGCTCGCCGTGGAACGCGACTACTCCAACGAAGAGGTAGGTTCCGGCACGAACTGCGACGAAGGACTCGAGATCGCGAAGCTCGGGATCTCGACGGAGATCGTGGATGCCTTGGCCAAGAAAGGGATCGCAAAGCTGTTTCCTATCCAG AGAGCTGTGCTGGAACCTGCAATGCAGGGACGTGATATGATTGGTCGAGCTAGGACAGGAACTGGGAAAACTCTTGCATTTGGGATACCCATCTTAGACAGGATTATTCAGCTAAATGCTAAGCATGG GCGAGGAAAAGATCCTTTGGCTATGGTTTTGGCTCCTACTAGAGAACTTGCACGGCAGGTTGAGAAGGAATTCAATGAGGCTGCACCTAACCTGGACACGATCTGTCTTTATGGGGGTATGCCCATCCAACAACAAATGAGGCAGCTTAATTATGGTGTAGATATTGTAGTAGGCACACCTGGTCGAATTATTGATCTTCTCAATAGGAGGGCACTGAATTTAAAGGATGtgaaatttgttgttcttgATGAAGCTGATCAGATGCTTCAAGTAGGATTTCAAGAAGCTGTGGAGAACATCTTGGAGAATTTGTCTCCAAATCGTCAGACTCTTATGTTCTCAGCAACAATGCCATCTTGGATAAAGAGTATTACCCGCAATTACCTAAACAACCCCCTTACCATTGATCTC GTTGGAGATTCTGATCAGAAGTTGGCAGATGGAATTTCACTGTACTCTATTGCGTCTGATGTGCGCACTAAAGCAGGGATTCTTGCACCCCTGATAACA GAACATGCCAATGGAGGAAAGTGTATTGTTTTCACTCAAACCAAACGTGATGCTGATAGATTATCATATGTAATGGCTAAAAGCCTTAAATGTGAGGCTTTGCATGGAGATATTTCACAAACTCAGAGGGAAAGAACTCTTGCTGGTTTCAGAAACAACCATTTCAATGTTTTAGTGGCAACCGATGTTGCCTCACGGGGCCTTGATGTTCCAAATGTAGATCTT GTGATACATTATGATCTTCCCAGTTCATCAGAGATATTTGTTCACAGATCTGGACGAACAGGCCGTGCTGGGAAGAAAGGAGCTGCCATTCTTATTTACTCAGAAGATCAATTCAGGACTGTAAAGACTATTGAGCGTGATGTTGGAAGCAAATTTACTGAG CTAGCAAAGATTAATGTTCAGAGTGGATCAGCAGACATGTTTGGTGGATGGAGTGGTGGTCGATTTGGTTCTTCAGGAGGTATGAGGGATCGTCAATCTGGAGGTACAGGTTTTGGTCGCAGTCCTGGATTTGGCCGATCTAGCTATGGAAATTCCAGTTCTGGCAGTTACAGTAACTCCGGGTTTGGCCGATCTAGCCATGGAAATTCCAGTGAAACAGGAAGGTTTGGAGGACCAAAGTCTAGCCATTTTGGCAGCCCTGGTTCAAGTCTATCAGGAGGGGGTTTGGGTGGTAGCTTTGATCGATCCGGTGGATTTGGTAGCTCAGATCGATCTGGTGGATTTGGTAGCTCAAATCGATCTGGTGGTTTTGGATGGGCTCAATCTGGTGGTTTTGGTGATAGGAAGTGA
- the LOC108342928 gene encoding uncharacterized protein LOC108342928 — translation MARIAPSLSVFFSFLFLLTLTLARDLQNPFSETQPHSEPVNLPQPKTEHGTVAFTVETIDPVPLTFLRFRPINRHFNHFRASALPISLRSGRRRFHHGHRLQIPYGNDAIVLDNAAARRIHPRWVTVHADSEPRVLATEERVDSFREHHHRGENQHHHQHREENSFAKKIRKFLNLF, via the coding sequence ATGGCAAGAATAGCTCCTTCCCTTTCcgttttcttctcctttctcttcCTCCTCACCCTCACACTTGCCCGCGATCTCCAAAACCCATTTTCCGAAACCCAACCTCACTCCGAACCTGTGAACCTTCCCCAACCTAAAACCGAGCACGGCACCGTTGCCTTCACCGTTGAGACCATCGATCCCGTTCCCCTTACATTTCTCCGCTTCCGTCCGATCAACCGCCACTTCAACCATTTCCGAGCTTCGGCGCTGCCGATATCACTCCGCTCCGGCCGCCGCCGCTTCCACCACGGCCACCGCCTCCAGATCCCTTACGGCAACGACGCGATCGTCCTTGATAACGCCGCCGCTCGCCGGATCCATCCGCGCTGGGTCACGGTTCACGCCGACTCCGAGCCGCGGGTTCTGGCGACCGAGGAGCGCGTCGATTCCTTTCGCGAACACCATCACCGCGGCGAGAATCAGCACCACCACCAGCACCGCGAGGAGAATTCGTTCGCCAAGAAGATTCGCAAGTTCCTGAACCTATTCTGA
- the LOC128197343 gene encoding uncharacterized protein LOC128197343 — MVKDVFGCKCETAEIKGVGEGEFSCLCRKNHVAARLDFLPGLAMVFDFSLHHMGKFVKNTGIEYVGGEIHVIKGIDPDRWSYFEAVGYVKEFKYDAEFKLWWKGAKQKAMNNLRLLSDDKEALFLANYAEANNDEVEIYVQHVQPSQPDEVKFLCFGEEAVQETEEEVNMEEEVEHIHAYVDEEDAIVDEEVGYVGEAHAYVAEDDDAVDKEDGYVGEAHAYVAEEDDVVDKEDGYVHEAHAYVAKEDDVVDKEDGYVHEAHAYVAEEDDAVDKEDGYVGGVEGNVEVEDVLMDYEEEEGNVEDEYVQRGEEETYVDEEEEEGNVAEEEVVENVDDSEEERMENDDDGFGMEDERVEEERRNINPVLERWSTMKKRKKSVRRRNGGGEGSFMINEDVGQHEHEINEDYNTDELSSNVDSDEAISENRRKFPKYRADDMSKSFKFTLGMEFKSLKDFKSALQEHSVLNGKEVKFVKNDLKRVRAVCKKGCGFVIMASKVGGRETFRVKTLVGRHKCGRVFGNKSASVQWIAQVLVDRFVNVGGMTVNQIIDEIKKSFSVGISPWKAGRAKQIAMDSLVGDGERQYGRLYDYVAELVRVKAGTFKIKVNQPQPTLPPRFGAFYMCLEGCKEGFLGSCRSFIGVDGCHLKITYGGQLLVAVARDPNDQYFPLSFCCG; from the exons ATGGTGAAGGACGTGTTTGGCTGTAAATGTGAAACGGCAGAGATAAAAGGGGTTGGGGAAGGAGAATTTTCTTGCTTATGTCGTAAGAATCACGTTGCAGCACGACTTGACTTTCTTCCAG GATTAGCAATggtttttgatttttctctGCATCACATGGGGAAGTTCGTGAAGAATACGGGAATAGAATATGTGGGAGGAGAAATACATGTTATAAAAGGAATTGATCCGGACAGGTGGTCTTACTTTGAAGCAGTGGGATATGTTAAAGAATTCAAGTATGATGCAGAGTTCAAGCTATGGTGGAAGGGGGCAAAACAAAAGGCGATGAACAACCTGAGATTACTCAGTGATGACAAGGAAGCACTGTTCTTGGCTAACTATGCAGAGGCAAATAATGATGAGGTTGAAATCTATGTCCAACATGTACAACCTAGTCAGCCAGATGAAGTTAAGTTTCTGTGTTTTGGTGAAGAGGCAGTACAGGAGACGGAGGAAGAGGTAAATATGGAAGAAGAGGTCGAACATATACATGCATATGTTGATGAAGAAGATGCTATTGTGGATGAAGAAGTTGGTTATGTTGGTGAAGCACATGCTTATGTGGCTGAAGATGATGATGCAGTGGATAAAGAAGATGGTTATGTTGGTGAAGCACATGCTTATGTggctgaagaagatgatgtaGTGGATAAAGAAGATGGTTATGTTCATGAAGCACATGCTTATGTGGCTAAAGAAGATGATGTAGTGGATAAAGAAGATGGTTATGTTCATGAAGCACATGCTTATGTggctgaagaagatgatgcaGTGGATAAAGAAGATGGTTATGTTGGTGGGGTGGAGGGGAATGTCGAAGTAGAAGATGTCCTAATGGATTACGAAGAGGAAGAGGGGAATGTTGAGGACGAATATGTACAGAGGGGTGAGGAAGAGACTTATGTtgatgaggaagaggaagagggcaATGTGGCTGAAGAAGAAGTGGTGGAAAATGTGGATGATAGTGAAGAGGAAAGAAtggaaaatgatgatgatgggttCGGGATGGAGGATGAGAGGGtggaggaagaaagaagaaatattaATCCTGTTTTAGAGAGGTGGAGTACaatgaaaaagaggaagaaaagtgtgAGGAGAAGAAACGGTGGTGGTGAGGGGTCATTTATGATTAACGAAGATGTTGGACAGCATGAGCATGAGATAAATGAAGATTACAATACTGATGAATTATCTTCAAATGTGGATAGTGATGAGGCTATTAGTGAGAATAGGAGGAAGTTTCCAAAGTATAGAGCAGATGATATGTCCAAGAGCTTCAAATTTACATTGGGGATGGAGTTTAAGTCattgaaagattttaaaagtgcCCTACAGGAGCATAGCGtattaaatggaaaagaagtgaagtttgttaagaaTGATTTGAAGAGAGTGAGGGCAGTTTGTAAAAAGGGATGTGGTTTTGTAATTATGGCTAGCAAGGTAGGAGGAAGGGAAACTTTTAGAGTGAAAACTCTCGTTGGACGTCACAAGTGTGGAAGGGTTTTTGGTAACAAAAGTGCAAGTGTGCAATGGATTGCACAAGTATTGGTAGACAGATTTGTAAATGTGGGAGGCATGACAGTGAACCAAATCATAGATGAAATCAAAAAGTCCTTTAGTGTTGGAATTTCTCCTTGGAAAGCAGGAAGAGCAAAGCAAATTGCTATGGATTCTTTAGTGGGTGATGGAGAACGACAATATGGACGTTTGTATGATTATGTGGCTGAGTTGGTAAGAGTAAAGGCTGGAACATTCAAGATTAAGGTCAATCAACCCCAACCCACTTTGCCACCACGGTTTGGGGCATTTTACATGTGTTTAGAGGGCTGTAAAGAGGGGTTCTTAGGTAGTTGCAGGTCATTCATTGGGGTAGATGGTTGTCATTTGAAGATAACATATGGAGGTCAGTTGTTAGTGGCAGTGGCAAGAGACCCTAATGACCAATATTTCCCACTTAGCTTTTGCtgtggttga